One window of the Candidatus Microbacterium colombiense genome contains the following:
- a CDS encoding sugar phosphate isomerase/epimerase produces the protein MQMKDLKFALNAIQWINVKEDPTDLDSASLWRFADPSFVAEYPQVLAEIRDAGFSATMLEVLDTQTLQNYAAMVKESGLELAPGYVQVPLASDHGGRLERGSFERIHWFDAVRRKAEESNYFGLQTIFLAAEVDQTAIRWKKPAVGYDFSQDRLDELTDLIDEAVDVLNAEGVRPGLHNHVGTWIETEQEYEHVLNSIDASRLGASFDIGHLEWAAIDATQTIAKWADRVQDLHVKDLNLDLARRSRDEGLSYERATDLGLYLEPGLGQVDIVGALSALPDGFGGWIIIEVDRASMDPVASARHTAAWVADVTGS, from the coding sequence ATGCAGATGAAAGACCTGAAGTTCGCGCTCAACGCGATCCAGTGGATCAACGTCAAGGAGGACCCGACCGATCTCGACAGTGCGAGCCTGTGGCGCTTCGCGGATCCCTCGTTCGTCGCCGAGTACCCGCAGGTGCTCGCCGAGATCCGGGATGCCGGGTTCTCGGCCACCATGCTCGAGGTCCTCGACACCCAGACGCTGCAGAACTACGCCGCCATGGTGAAGGAGTCCGGCCTGGAGCTGGCCCCCGGCTACGTGCAGGTGCCGCTCGCGAGCGACCACGGCGGGCGCCTGGAGCGCGGATCGTTCGAGCGCATCCACTGGTTCGACGCGGTGCGCCGCAAGGCCGAGGAGTCGAACTACTTCGGTCTGCAGACCATCTTCCTCGCCGCGGAGGTCGACCAGACCGCGATCCGGTGGAAGAAGCCGGCCGTCGGGTACGACTTCTCGCAGGACCGCCTGGATGAGCTCACGGATCTGATCGACGAGGCCGTCGACGTGCTGAATGCGGAGGGCGTGCGCCCGGGCCTGCACAACCACGTCGGCACCTGGATCGAGACCGAGCAGGAGTACGAGCACGTGCTGAACAGCATCGACGCCTCGCGGTTGGGAGCATCCTTCGACATCGGCCACCTGGAATGGGCGGCCATCGACGCCACGCAGACCATCGCGAAGTGGGCGGATCGCGTGCAGGATCTGCACGTCAAGGACCTGAACCTGGACCTGGCCCGCCGCAGCCGCGACGAGGGGCTCAGCTACGAGCGTGCGACCGACCTGGGGCTCTACCTCGAGCCGGGCCTGGGACAGGTCGACATCGTCGGCGCCCTCTCGGCACTGCCCGACGGCTTCGGTGGATGGATCATCATCGAGGTGGACAGGGCGAGCATGGATCCGGTGGCGAGCGCCCGCCACACGGCGGCCTGGGTCGCCGACGTCACCGGTTCCTGA
- a CDS encoding carbohydrate ABC transporter permease → MKTLSPSRQALNYTALTVVTVFMLLPFVWVFFGSFKTQAEFLGNPGAWFPESFQIDNYIQLFADREFGTYMMNSFVVSGVAIVGNVLFSAMAGYALAKLRFRGKNFVFPLVIISMIVPYVALFVPQFVVVVQMGLVNSLVAIILPVLILPLCVFIMRQFAHGVPFELMEAARLDGAGEGRLFFRIFLPLTGPGLATVAILSFLTSWNNFLWPLVVAQSQDTYTAPVGLSVASQASNTISFGLLLAGAVVVLLPILILFLFLQKYFIQGVATAGLK, encoded by the coding sequence TTGAAGACTCTGTCTCCGTCGCGTCAGGCGCTGAACTACACAGCCCTCACCGTCGTCACCGTGTTCATGCTCCTGCCCTTCGTCTGGGTGTTCTTCGGATCCTTCAAGACGCAGGCGGAGTTCCTGGGCAACCCGGGGGCCTGGTTCCCTGAGTCCTTCCAGATCGACAACTACATCCAACTGTTCGCCGACCGCGAGTTCGGCACATACATGATGAACAGCTTCGTCGTCTCGGGCGTCGCGATCGTGGGCAACGTGCTCTTCAGCGCGATGGCCGGCTACGCCCTGGCGAAGCTGCGGTTCCGGGGGAAGAACTTCGTCTTCCCGCTCGTGATCATCTCGATGATCGTGCCGTACGTGGCGCTGTTCGTGCCGCAGTTCGTCGTGGTCGTGCAGATGGGACTCGTGAACTCGCTCGTCGCGATCATCCTTCCCGTGCTCATCCTGCCGCTGTGCGTGTTCATCATGCGTCAGTTCGCGCACGGTGTGCCGTTCGAGCTCATGGAGGCCGCGCGCCTGGACGGTGCGGGGGAGGGGCGACTGTTCTTCCGGATCTTCCTCCCGCTCACCGGCCCCGGACTCGCGACGGTGGCGATCCTGTCGTTCCTCACCTCGTGGAACAACTTCCTCTGGCCGCTCGTCGTCGCCCAGTCGCAGGACACCTACACGGCCCCGGTCGGTCTGTCCGTGGCATCCCAGGCATCCAACACGATCTCCTTCGGACTGCTGCTCGCCGGCGCCGTGGTCGTGCTGCTGCCGATCCTCATCCTCTTCCTCTTCCTCCAGAAGTACTTCATCCAGGGTGTCGCCACCGCGGGACTGAAGTAG
- a CDS encoding sugar ABC transporter permease, with the protein MSTTATRTMVTSGASTRRRPGGTRKMREGSRAETTTAWLFLSPFLALFLLFTAIPAILAIGASLTDMTARDIRDPLGVNFTGFEGFAKIIANPGFQGAFFNTIMFVVLCVPISMGLGLALALMLNNGIRRLKTFFRAAVYIPVITNIVAAAVIWQYAFSITGPVNSTLGDLGIGEPNWLGQPGWAVTTVVLMGVWRTTGTCMILFLAGLQAVPEEIYEAAATDGAGTWRRLWSITLPLLRPTTLLITVLMTVSFLNIFEEPYLLTKGGPLGSTKSIAVWVYEQFGFGNVSASMAGSVLLLLLVGIVAIVQFRLLRPKH; encoded by the coding sequence ATGTCCACCACAGCGACTCGCACCATGGTCACCTCCGGGGCGTCTACCCGACGACGCCCCGGAGGCACCAGGAAGATGCGCGAGGGGAGCAGGGCGGAGACCACCACGGCGTGGCTCTTCCTCTCCCCGTTCCTCGCCCTCTTCCTGCTCTTCACCGCGATCCCCGCCATCCTGGCCATCGGCGCCAGCCTGACGGACATGACCGCGCGGGACATCCGCGACCCGCTGGGGGTCAACTTCACCGGATTCGAGGGGTTCGCGAAGATCATCGCGAACCCCGGGTTCCAGGGAGCCTTCTTCAACACGATCATGTTCGTCGTGCTGTGTGTTCCGATCAGCATGGGACTCGGCCTCGCGCTGGCGCTCATGCTCAACAACGGCATCCGACGCCTGAAGACGTTCTTCCGTGCGGCCGTGTACATCCCCGTCATCACCAACATCGTGGCGGCGGCAGTGATCTGGCAGTACGCGTTCTCGATCACCGGGCCGGTGAACTCCACGCTGGGCGACCTCGGCATCGGGGAGCCGAACTGGCTGGGGCAGCCCGGCTGGGCCGTGACCACCGTCGTCCTCATGGGCGTCTGGCGCACCACCGGAACGTGCATGATCCTGTTCCTCGCCGGTCTCCAGGCCGTGCCGGAGGAGATCTACGAGGCCGCCGCGACCGACGGTGCCGGAACCTGGCGCCGACTCTGGTCGATCACGCTGCCGCTCCTGCGCCCGACGACACTGCTGATCACCGTCCTCATGACGGTGTCGTTCCTGAACATCTTCGAGGAGCCGTACCTGCTGACGAAGGGCGGTCCGCTCGGCTCCACCAAATCGATCGCGGTCTGGGTCTACGAACAGTTCGGATTCGGGAACGTGTCGGCCTCGATGGCCGGATCCGTCCTGCTCCTCCTGCTCGTGGGCATCGTCGCGATCGTCCAGTTCCGATTGCTGAGGCCGAAACATTGA
- a CDS encoding extracellular solute-binding protein — protein sequence MHTYPSSRRRATMLGIALVASSALLLTGCGRGADTPAAGGDATTVDDKPATGTLEIWTEGADGAELPQMFDEFKKDNPDVEINMTQIPGEEFASKMTAAITAGTVPDLIYSFTETQASLIATGGFDPVPDGLVNKDDFFEVIWDNSVYDDVAYGVPWYAYADMVIYRSDLAEAAGAEAPKDWDGLRTFGEKLKDSGVEYPLALYAAYDAYTARQLLTFAKQNGGGFISDDLSEWTINSPENVEALEYWSSLIKDGLASPDGPAFLDTVSWSSTGKNAAIIDGGPWFVGWFDDANGEGWADENLSLSTMPVGPDGDAATTVGGGSWFVPTDSENKDAAWKFTRFMSEPSSQVEWFKIFKNMPAVKAAWEDPALTGDRLLETVQAGLETGVTLPKVSTWTQVGTVIGEQMEKVVRGGVSAQDALDAAQQQAESIGMGN from the coding sequence ATGCACACATACCCTTCCTCGCGACGCCGGGCGACGATGCTCGGAATCGCACTGGTCGCATCCAGCGCACTGCTGCTGACCGGCTGCGGACGCGGCGCTGACACGCCCGCCGCCGGCGGAGACGCGACCACGGTCGACGACAAGCCTGCGACCGGCACGCTCGAGATCTGGACGGAGGGTGCCGACGGCGCCGAGCTGCCGCAGATGTTCGATGAGTTCAAGAAGGACAACCCCGACGTCGAGATCAACATGACGCAGATCCCCGGCGAGGAGTTCGCGTCGAAGATGACCGCGGCGATCACCGCCGGCACCGTTCCCGACCTGATCTACTCGTTCACCGAGACGCAGGCCTCGTTGATCGCGACCGGGGGATTCGACCCGGTTCCCGACGGCCTGGTGAACAAGGACGACTTCTTCGAGGTCATCTGGGACAACTCGGTCTACGACGACGTCGCCTACGGTGTGCCGTGGTACGCCTACGCCGACATGGTGATCTACCGCTCGGATCTGGCCGAGGCCGCCGGCGCCGAGGCCCCGAAGGACTGGGACGGGCTGCGCACCTTCGGCGAGAAGCTCAAGGACTCCGGGGTCGAGTACCCGCTGGCCCTGTACGCGGCCTACGACGCCTACACCGCGCGTCAGCTGCTGACCTTCGCGAAGCAGAACGGCGGGGGCTTCATCTCCGACGACCTGTCGGAGTGGACGATCAACTCTCCGGAGAACGTCGAAGCGCTGGAGTACTGGTCCAGCCTCATCAAGGACGGGCTCGCCTCGCCGGACGGCCCGGCGTTCCTCGACACCGTCTCCTGGTCGTCCACCGGCAAGAACGCGGCGATCATCGACGGTGGCCCCTGGTTCGTCGGCTGGTTCGATGACGCCAACGGCGAGGGCTGGGCGGACGAGAACCTGTCGCTGTCGACCATGCCGGTCGGCCCCGACGGCGATGCGGCCACCACGGTCGGCGGCGGCAGCTGGTTCGTGCCCACGGACTCCGAGAACAAGGATGCCGCGTGGAAGTTCACGCGCTTCATGTCGGAGCCCTCGAGCCAGGTCGAATGGTTCAAGATCTTCAAGAACATGCCGGCCGTCAAGGCGGCGTGGGAAGACCCCGCGCTGACCGGTGACCGCCTCCTGGAGACCGTTCAGGCCGGCCTCGAGACCGGTGTCACCCTGCCCAAGGTCTCCACCTGGACGCAGGTCGGCACGGTCATCGGCGAGCAGATGGAGAAGGTCGTCCGCGGCGGAGTATCCGCGCAGGACGCGCTCGACGCGGCGCAGCAGCAGGCCGAGTCGATCGGGATGGGTAACTGA
- a CDS encoding GMC oxidoreductase, whose product MTDNYDLVIVGSGPNGAVIAAQVHAQNPTASILVLEAGREITSIAGEHLVEADESALNASYEDLMRRARQIEYVKGAVSMNEIDGDAWQADVPGVFPAAFFGHNFAAFPGASVAWNIGGMGVHWTAATPWPYAEEVPDFLPRDEWDADLETARGLLRTYVGPLLENPFTEPIFEAIRAAVPSPDPEREFGYMPMAGVAHADRPFARTGPRDIAPFIFDGSAENVTFRTGVFVTRLEHDGARVTGLVAKDVETGAESTFRGSQILIAADALRTPQLLWASGIRPEALGVRLNEHASIDGDVVIDAARLGLSDDDIPTPPPGEPFIGSYWSPSIGSVRPAHGQLMEREFDGRHVLGVGWYCATEIRPENRIEFSDELTDPLGMPHMTVHFSYSENDLAEIRRTMDVQRAAANAIGAFPDGDSEILPPGASLHYTGTVRMGPVDDGTSVVDTDGRVWGFDNLFLAGNGVVPTALTCNATLTGATLSVRIARAVTAAL is encoded by the coding sequence ATGACAGACAACTACGACCTCGTCATCGTGGGATCAGGTCCCAACGGAGCGGTCATCGCGGCGCAGGTGCACGCCCAGAACCCGACAGCATCCATCCTCGTGCTCGAGGCGGGACGCGAGATCACGAGCATCGCGGGCGAGCACCTCGTCGAAGCCGACGAGAGTGCGCTGAACGCCTCCTACGAGGACCTGATGCGTCGGGCGCGGCAGATCGAATACGTCAAGGGTGCCGTCTCGATGAACGAGATCGACGGCGACGCCTGGCAGGCCGACGTACCCGGGGTGTTCCCCGCCGCGTTCTTCGGGCACAACTTCGCCGCGTTCCCCGGCGCGTCCGTCGCCTGGAACATCGGCGGGATGGGCGTGCACTGGACCGCGGCGACTCCCTGGCCCTACGCCGAAGAGGTGCCGGACTTCCTGCCGCGTGACGAGTGGGACGCCGATCTCGAGACGGCCCGCGGACTGCTGCGCACCTACGTCGGCCCGCTGCTGGAGAACCCGTTCACCGAGCCGATCTTCGAGGCCATCCGAGCGGCGGTCCCCAGCCCCGACCCCGAGCGCGAGTTCGGCTACATGCCCATGGCCGGTGTCGCGCACGCGGATCGCCCGTTCGCCCGCACCGGTCCCCGCGACATCGCCCCGTTCATCTTCGACGGCAGCGCGGAGAACGTCACCTTCCGCACCGGTGTCTTCGTGACCCGCCTCGAGCACGACGGCGCACGCGTGACCGGACTGGTCGCGAAGGACGTCGAGACCGGCGCCGAGAGCACCTTCCGCGGGTCCCAGATCCTGATCGCCGCCGATGCGCTGCGCACTCCGCAGCTGCTGTGGGCGTCCGGCATCCGTCCCGAGGCGCTCGGGGTGCGGTTGAACGAGCACGCCTCGATCGACGGCGACGTCGTGATCGACGCCGCCCGCCTCGGGCTCAGCGACGACGACATCCCGACCCCTCCGCCGGGTGAGCCGTTCATCGGCTCGTACTGGAGCCCCTCGATCGGGTCGGTGCGGCCCGCGCACGGACAGCTCATGGAGCGCGAGTTCGACGGCCGGCATGTGCTGGGCGTGGGCTGGTACTGCGCGACGGAGATCCGCCCGGAGAACCGGATCGAGTTCTCGGATGAGCTCACCGATCCGCTCGGCATGCCGCACATGACGGTGCACTTCTCCTACTCGGAGAACGACCTCGCCGAGATCCGCCGCACCATGGACGTGCAGCGTGCCGCCGCGAACGCGATCGGCGCCTTCCCCGACGGGGACTCCGAGATCCTGCCGCCCGGTGCTTCGCTGCACTACACCGGCACCGTCCGCATGGGACCGGTCGACGACGGCACGAGCGTCGTCGACACCGACGGTCGCGTCTGGGGCTTCGACAACCTCTTCCTCGCCGGCAACGGCGTGGTTCCCACCGCGTTGACCTGCAACGCGACGCTCACGGGAGCGACCCTCTCCGTGCGCATCGCCCGCGCAGTCACCGCCGCACTCTGA
- a CDS encoding Gfo/Idh/MocA family oxidoreductase, with translation MTTDVTDTEVGTIRSGFLGGGFMAQVHSRAARAAGATTAILASSHPDRAAQAAKELGIDRAARDIDELLSGDADIVHVCTPNATHTELALRVIDAGKHVICEKPLATSLAEARAMAQAAAEQGVVAAVPFVYRYHPMVREARARVAAGEIGALLTVDCGYLQDWMLLPEDDDWRATSAEGGPSRAFADIGSHLCDLLEFVAGERIVRLTARTRRVYDERGGHTVTNEDAVSILVEMQSGAIGTLLISQMAAGRKNALTLELHGSESSIRFDQERPEELWIGARDGNRQLFRDPTHAHPGVARFSRVPAGHGQGYQDAFNGFVADAYAAIRGEAPEGLPTFVDGVRAAQLTEAVLAAAQGERWVDVTPDQV, from the coding sequence ATGACAACGGACGTCACTGACACCGAGGTCGGAACGATCCGATCCGGCTTCCTCGGCGGGGGATTCATGGCACAGGTGCATAGCCGCGCGGCTCGCGCGGCGGGTGCCACCACGGCCATCCTCGCCAGCTCTCACCCCGACCGCGCCGCACAGGCCGCGAAGGAACTCGGCATCGACCGCGCAGCCCGCGACATCGATGAACTGCTGAGCGGCGACGCCGACATCGTGCACGTGTGCACACCGAACGCGACGCACACCGAGCTCGCGCTGCGGGTGATCGACGCCGGCAAGCACGTGATCTGCGAGAAGCCCCTCGCGACCAGCCTCGCCGAGGCTCGAGCGATGGCCCAGGCCGCGGCCGAGCAGGGGGTCGTCGCCGCTGTGCCGTTCGTCTACCGCTACCACCCGATGGTGCGCGAAGCCAGAGCGCGTGTGGCAGCGGGCGAGATCGGCGCGCTGCTCACGGTCGACTGTGGGTACCTGCAGGACTGGATGCTGCTGCCGGAGGATGACGACTGGCGTGCCACCTCGGCCGAGGGCGGTCCCTCGCGGGCCTTCGCCGACATCGGTTCGCACCTGTGCGATCTGCTCGAGTTCGTCGCGGGAGAGCGCATCGTCAGGCTCACCGCACGCACCCGTCGGGTGTACGACGAGCGCGGCGGCCACACCGTCACGAACGAGGATGCGGTGTCGATCCTGGTCGAGATGCAGTCCGGAGCCATCGGCACTCTGCTGATCTCGCAGATGGCTGCCGGGCGCAAGAACGCACTCACGCTCGAGCTCCACGGCTCCGAGTCGAGCATCCGCTTCGACCAGGAGCGCCCGGAGGAGCTGTGGATCGGCGCACGCGACGGCAATCGGCAGCTGTTCCGCGACCCGACGCACGCCCACCCCGGAGTCGCCCGGTTCTCCCGCGTGCCCGCCGGACACGGCCAGGGCTACCAGGACGCGTTCAACGGCTTCGTCGCTGACGCATACGCGGCCATTCGCGGCGAGGCACCGGAAGGCCTCCCGACTTTCGTCGACGGCGTGCGCGCCGCCCAGCTCACCGAGGCCGTGCTCGCCGCGGCACAGGGTGAGCGCTGGGTCGACGTGACCCCCGACCAGGTGTGA
- a CDS encoding ROK family protein — protein sequence MSDADRNFGGASTGAGEIFQLLLDGHARTKADLVHLTGLARSTVSSRVDALLASGLVIPAGEAASTGGRPPSRVSFNPRAGLVLAVDLGASHATVAISDLGGRILASTTHDLDIASGPVAVLDRVVADGRGLLDDTTLSRIPVVGVGIGVPGPVEHSSGRPYNPPIMPGWDRFDIPAYVQQTFDVPVLVDNDVNVLALGEQTASFPETTDLIFVKVATGIGAGIIAGGVLQRGAQGSAGDMGHVRVPHSPDSPHAGDEDRDLEDLASGSAIAAALRAQGTDAETSHDVVELVRSGNAAAIEALRQAGRDVGEVLATVVNLLNPSVIVLGGSIARAGEHLLAGVREVVYRRSIPLATQHLAIVQSPTGERAAVLGAAVLVAREVLSPANVDARVTAASR from the coding sequence ATGAGCGACGCCGACCGCAACTTCGGGGGCGCATCGACCGGCGCCGGAGAGATCTTCCAGCTCCTCCTCGATGGCCATGCCCGCACCAAGGCCGACCTCGTGCACCTCACGGGTCTGGCACGGTCGACCGTGTCGTCTCGCGTCGACGCCCTGCTCGCCTCGGGGCTCGTGATCCCCGCGGGCGAGGCGGCCTCGACCGGAGGGCGCCCACCCTCGCGCGTCTCCTTCAACCCGCGGGCAGGCCTCGTGCTCGCCGTCGACCTCGGCGCATCGCACGCGACGGTCGCGATCTCCGACCTCGGCGGGCGCATCCTCGCCTCGACCACGCACGACCTCGACATCGCCAGCGGCCCGGTCGCCGTGCTCGACCGCGTCGTGGCGGACGGCCGCGGACTGCTCGACGACACGACCCTGAGCAGGATCCCGGTCGTCGGCGTCGGGATCGGCGTCCCCGGCCCGGTCGAGCACTCCTCCGGTCGCCCCTACAACCCACCCATCATGCCGGGGTGGGACCGATTCGACATCCCCGCCTACGTGCAGCAGACCTTCGATGTGCCGGTGCTGGTCGACAACGACGTGAACGTGCTCGCCCTCGGCGAGCAGACGGCGAGCTTCCCCGAGACCACCGATCTGATCTTCGTGAAAGTGGCCACGGGCATCGGCGCCGGCATCATCGCCGGCGGCGTGCTGCAGCGGGGCGCCCAGGGCTCGGCGGGCGACATGGGCCACGTGCGCGTTCCGCACTCCCCAGATTCCCCGCACGCCGGTGACGAGGACCGCGACCTCGAAGACCTCGCCAGCGGCAGCGCGATCGCGGCCGCTCTGCGCGCGCAGGGAACGGACGCCGAGACGAGCCACGATGTCGTCGAGCTCGTGCGCTCGGGCAACGCCGCCGCGATCGAGGCGCTGCGTCAAGCCGGCCGCGATGTCGGCGAAGTGCTGGCCACGGTCGTCAATCTGTTGAACCCCTCCGTGATCGTGCTCGGCGGCAGCATCGCCCGCGCTGGAGAGCACCTGCTCGCGGGCGTCAGGGAGGTCGTGTACCGACGCTCCATTCCGCTCGCCACCCAGCACCTGGCCATCGTGCAATCGCCCACGGGCGAACGCGCCGCCGTACTCGGAGCAGCCGTGCTGGTCGCCCGCGAAGTGCTCTCACCCGCGAACGTCGACGCGCGCGTCACCGCCGCGTCGCGCTGA
- a CDS encoding DUF1731 domain-containing protein, which produces MAKRAVIGGGSGFLGSALKDALEADGYAVSVIGRNGPDARWDDSDAILRLVDGADLLIGLAGKAIDCRFTDANRDEFLRSRIDTTRALHEAVERSAEPPAVWMNASSATVYRYALDRPQTEADTEYDTGFSPDVALAWEDELFRGELPGTRRVALRITIVLGDGAATDLFFQLARWGLGGPQFDGWWFPHQRYRGIGPHPTQPDQPLGHRSRGRQKFSWVHVDDLVGAVRHIRDDPSIDGPVNISAPTQSDNRGLMATLRRVVGMPFGLPAWRFMLEPAMWVLRKEPELVLKSRWVAPQVLTDSGYEFRYPELEPALQDAWRQRRG; this is translated from the coding sequence ATGGCGAAGCGAGCGGTCATCGGCGGCGGATCCGGGTTCCTCGGCTCGGCGTTGAAAGACGCCCTCGAAGCCGACGGGTATGCGGTCAGCGTCATCGGCCGGAACGGCCCCGACGCCCGGTGGGACGACTCGGACGCGATCCTGCGTCTCGTCGACGGGGCGGATCTGCTGATCGGCCTGGCCGGCAAGGCGATCGACTGCCGTTTCACCGATGCGAACCGCGACGAGTTCCTGCGTTCCCGGATCGACACGACCCGCGCCTTGCACGAGGCGGTCGAGCGATCCGCGGAACCGCCGGCCGTGTGGATGAACGCCAGCAGCGCCACGGTGTACCGCTACGCGCTCGATCGCCCGCAGACCGAGGCGGACACCGAGTACGACACGGGCTTCTCGCCCGATGTCGCGCTCGCCTGGGAGGACGAACTGTTCCGTGGTGAGCTCCCCGGCACGCGCCGCGTGGCTCTGCGCATCACGATCGTGCTCGGCGACGGTGCGGCGACCGACCTCTTCTTCCAGCTCGCGCGATGGGGCCTCGGCGGGCCGCAGTTCGACGGCTGGTGGTTCCCGCATCAGCGGTACCGCGGCATCGGTCCGCATCCCACCCAGCCGGACCAGCCGCTGGGACACCGCTCGCGCGGGCGGCAGAAGTTCAGCTGGGTGCACGTCGATGACCTGGTCGGCGCGGTGCGGCATATCCGCGACGATCCCTCGATCGACGGGCCGGTGAACATCTCGGCCCCGACGCAGAGCGACAACCGCGGGCTGATGGCGACGCTGCGGCGCGTTGTGGGCATGCCGTTCGGTCTTCCGGCGTGGCGCTTCATGCTCGAACCCGCGATGTGGGTGCTGCGCAAGGAGCCCGAACTGGTGCTCAAGAGCCGGTGGGTCGCCCCGCAGGTGCTGACGGATTCCGGGTACGAGTTCCGCTACCCCGAGCTGGAGCCCGCCCTGCAGGACGCGTGGCGGCAGCGCCGGGGATGA
- a CDS encoding PLD nuclease N-terminal domain-containing protein has product MPFLFSLLVIALMIGALIDIITRDDSQVKHLPKMVWIIIVILLPLVGSLLWFGLGREYGSEGISIPRMRRAPRSVQTEVRPAPPVDARTTEQQIADLDREIEEWRLRQEIEKRKGEPDGQEKA; this is encoded by the coding sequence ATGCCGTTCCTGTTCTCGCTCCTCGTCATCGCCCTGATGATCGGTGCGCTGATCGACATCATCACTCGCGACGACTCCCAGGTGAAGCACCTGCCGAAGATGGTGTGGATCATCATCGTCATCCTGCTCCCGTTGGTCGGCAGTCTGCTCTGGTTCGGTCTGGGCCGCGAATACGGCAGTGAGGGTATCTCGATCCCGCGCATGCGCCGCGCGCCCCGTTCGGTGCAGACGGAGGTGCGTCCGGCGCCCCCCGTCGATGCGCGAACCACCGAGCAGCAGATCGCGGATCTCGATCGGGAGATCGAGGAATGGCGTCTTCGGCAGGAGATCGAGAAGCGCAAGGGCGAGCCCGACGGCCAGGAGAAGGCCTGA
- a CDS encoding aldo/keto reductase, which produces MKTVPFGSTTAPAVIAGMMRIDDKDDAHIRTLYRAARDADIDFFDHADIYGGSMHHCETRFADALQLSSAERDEIVLQTKCGIVPSEGMFDFSYEHITAQVEGSLRALRTDRLDVLLLHRPDALVEPEEVARAFDELEASGKVRAFGVSNHTPRQIDLLRTAVTQPLVANQLQLSITHAPIIAQPIAMNMVGSEQSVGRDGGGIVEYCRINGITIQAWSPFQGGFFTGVFLGNPEYAELNAVIDRLAAAHQVSAIAIATAWITRHPAKMQVVLGTTTPERVQDAAAGADVELTRAEWYELFRAAGHLLP; this is translated from the coding sequence ATGAAGACCGTTCCGTTCGGATCAACCACCGCGCCCGCCGTCATCGCCGGGATGATGCGCATCGACGACAAGGACGATGCCCACATCCGCACTCTCTACCGCGCGGCACGAGACGCCGACATCGACTTCTTCGATCACGCCGACATCTACGGCGGCAGTATGCACCACTGCGAGACCCGCTTCGCCGACGCGCTCCAGCTGAGCAGCGCCGAGCGCGACGAGATCGTCCTGCAGACCAAGTGCGGGATCGTGCCGTCGGAGGGGATGTTCGACTTCTCGTACGAGCACATCACCGCCCAGGTGGAAGGCTCGCTGCGGGCACTGCGCACCGACCGTCTCGACGTTCTCCTGCTGCACCGGCCCGACGCGCTGGTCGAGCCCGAGGAGGTCGCGCGCGCGTTCGACGAACTCGAGGCATCGGGCAAGGTGCGCGCGTTCGGGGTGTCGAACCACACCCCGCGACAGATCGACCTGCTCCGCACGGCCGTCACGCAGCCGCTCGTCGCGAACCAGCTGCAGCTGTCGATCACGCACGCACCGATCATCGCGCAGCCCATCGCGATGAACATGGTGGGGTCGGAGCAGAGCGTCGGTCGTGACGGCGGCGGGATCGTCGAGTACTGCCGCATCAACGGCATCACCATCCAGGCGTGGTCGCCGTTCCAGGGAGGATTCTTCACCGGAGTGTTCCTCGGCAATCCGGAGTATGCCGAGCTCAACGCGGTGATCGATCGTCTCGCGGCCGCGCATCAGGTCAGCGCCATCGCCATCGCGACGGCGTGGATCACCCGGCATCCCGCGAAGATGCAGGTCGTGCTCGGCACCACCACGCCGGAGCGGGTGCAGGACGCCGCGGCAGGCGCCGATGTCGAGCTCACGCGGGCCGAGTGGTACGAGCTGTTCCGCGCTGCCGGGCATCTTCTGCCGTAG
- a CDS encoding helix-turn-helix domain-containing protein → MTTDERQLVAVAVASELDRLGQSKRWLADRSGIAYSTLRRKMQASTDFTVTELAAIAAALELSPSVLVPSPRVTDASP, encoded by the coding sequence GTGACGACAGATGAGCGACAGCTGGTGGCAGTGGCGGTCGCGTCAGAACTCGATCGACTCGGTCAGTCCAAGCGTTGGCTGGCAGACCGATCGGGAATCGCCTACTCCACCCTGCGGCGCAAGATGCAGGCGAGCACCGACTTCACGGTCACTGAACTCGCCGCCATCGCGGCTGCGCTGGAGCTCTCCCCCTCCGTTCTGGTGCCGTCGCCGCGCGTGACGGACGCGTCTCCCTGA